The following is a genomic window from Longimicrobiaceae bacterium.
CCGGAACTCCGGCCGCCGCTTCTCGTGGAAGGCGGCGATCCCCTCGCGCGCGTCGGCCGAGCGGAAGCAGCGGAGCTGCGCCTCCTCTTCCGCGGCGAGGATCGTGTTCAGGTCGCTCCCCCAGGAGCGTCCCAGCGTCGCCTTGGCGGCCGCGAGCGCCAGCGGGGCCCGGGCCGCGTACTCTCGAGCTACCTTGCGGACCTCCTCCTCGAAGGCGTCCTCCGGGAGCACCCGCTCGAAGAGGCCGATCCGCTCCGCCTCCGCCGCGTCCACCATCCGCCCGCTGAACACCAGCTCCGCCGCGCGCCCGGCGCCCACCATCCGGGGGAGGAACCAGCTCGCCCCCCAGTCCGGGTGCAGCCCGATGCGGTTGAAGGTGAAGCCGATGGACGCCCGCGCCGAGGCCAGGCGCAGGTCGCAGGCGAGTGCAAGCGACGCGCCCGCGCCCGCCGCCGGCC
Proteins encoded in this region:
- a CDS encoding enoyl-CoA hydratase-related protein produces the protein MSAEGTSDAVLLRVEEGVAWITLNRPDRLNAFAGTMRDDLHDAVDRAADHPETRVIVITGAGRGFCTGADVEVMSDLLARGDADTFERYVEAGMRVVLRLHSVRQPVIAAVNGPAAGAGASLALACDLRLASARASIGFTFNRIGLHPDWGASWFLPRMVGAGRAAELVFSGRMVDAAEAERIGLFERVLPEDAFEEEVRKVAREYAARAPLALAAAKATLGRSWGSDLNTILAAEEEAQLRCFRSADAREGIAAFHEKRRPEFRGE